DNA sequence from the Candidatus Bathyarchaeota archaeon genome:
TAGCGGGTCTTGAGCTTTCGCGTGGATAACTGCCAGTAGCGGCTTTTTGCTTTCGACTGCTTGTTTTACAGCGGTCTTAAATTGTGGCGAGTAGAGTTCCATGGGGCCAATCTCGTCTATGGCGATGACTTCGCTTTTTTCGATGGCTTGCGTGATAGCTTTTGCGCCAATGTTGTTTAGGTCGTCTATGTTGACATGGTACTTGCCAACCTGCGGTCCGCTCTTTTGGTTAATGTGTGCCAGCCAGCCTTGTCTGCCGCTGGTTAAGTCGATGATTTCAAAACCAACCCGCACAGTGCCTTCTCTTGCTTCACGGCTTGCAATGCCGCCGACGCTTATTCCCTTGGCTTTTAGAGCGTCAACTGTTTTTATGAGAACGGTTGTTTTTCCAATTCCCGGAGCACCAGTCAAAAGCAGAATGCGCTTTACCAAAGTCTTTTGCACCACTACGACCAATAGTCTAATATGTCGATAAAAATTCTTTTGATAACCACATGTCCTTGGAGCACCCATGATGGCTGAGAAAGAGTATGTTGCAGATTTTCCGTCTGAAATAATCAGGGAAGGCAAAGTGCAAGTGCTGGTGCCCAAGCTTGAAGCGTACGGTGTTGTGCCATCCGATTATGCGCCTTCCAAAGCGCCTGTCTTCTACAATCCTGTGATGGAGTTTAACCGTGACCTGACAGTTTTAGCTTTCAAAACCTACCAGCGTATGGTTAACCATGAAATTAGTATCTGTGAACCTCTAACGAGTCAAGGAATACGGGGGCTTCGTTTTGCAACTGAGATTGAAGGCGTAAAGAAGGTATTGCTCAGTGACATAAATGAGCGAGCTTACAATCTGGCAAAACATAACATCAAACTCAATAAACTTGAGGATAAAATTACGCTTAAGCATAAGGACGCCAACTGCGTCTTAAGTTGCAACGCCTCACCTAAAAAACGCTTCGACATAATAGACATCGACCCTTTTGGCACGCCTGTTCCTTACTTGGATTCGGCGTTTCGTGCCTTAAAAAATAAAGGATTGCTCGCGGCTACAGCTACTGACTTGGCGCCACTTTGCGGCGTACATGCGAAAGCGTGCATCCGCAAGTATGGTGGAAAACCGTTGCGGACTGAGTACTGTCACGAGCTGGCGGTGAGGCTGTTGGCGGGTTGCATGGCGATGCTGGCGGCGAAGCATGACATCGGAATTCGTTTTCTCTTTAGTCACAGTAGTGACCACTACATTCGCGTGTATACTCAAATCGGTTACGGTTGTAACAAAGCAGACGATAGCCTCAAAAACATGGGCTACATCATGCACTGTTTCAAATGTCTGCACCGAGAAGCCACTCGCCAGCCCTTTGGCAACTTGCAATGTCCCGAATGCGGAGCCAAAATGGATTACGCTGGCCCCTTATGGATAGGCACCATTGCTGACGAAGCTTTTCTTGAGCATGTAATTGAGGAAAACCAGAAGACTGCTTTTAGGAACAGCGCCAAAATTACCAAACTCCTCTCAACTGCTAAAAAAGAAGC
Encoded proteins:
- a CDS encoding tRNA (guanine(10)-N(2))-dimethyltransferase encodes the protein MMAEKEYVADFPSEIIREGKVQVLVPKLEAYGVVPSDYAPSKAPVFYNPVMEFNRDLTVLAFKTYQRMVNHEISICEPLTSQGIRGLRFATEIEGVKKVLLSDINERAYNLAKHNIKLNKLEDKITLKHKDANCVLSCNASPKKRFDIIDIDPFGTPVPYLDSAFRALKNKGLLAATATDLAPLCGVHAKACIRKYGGKPLRTEYCHELAVRLLAGCMAMLAAKHDIGIRFLFSHSSDHYIRVYTQIGYGCNKADDSLKNMGYIMHCFKCLHREATRQPFGNLQCPECGAKMDYAGPLWIGTIADEAFLEHVIEENQKTAFRNSAKITKLLSTAKKEAGMPATYYVIDKLSGKLNLPSSSVQSFLSTLQNNGFRAVATHFNSRGIKTDAPALTTQKLLRESVTAKQSTGG
- a CDS encoding NTPase — encoded protein: MVKRILLLTGAPGIGKTTVLIKTVDALKAKGISVGGIASREAREGTVRVGFEIIDLTSGRQGWLAHINQKSGPQVGKYHVNIDDLNNIGAKAITQAIEKSEVIAIDEIGPMELYSPQFKTAVKQAVESKKPLLAVIHAKAQDPLILQTKQRTDSEVFNVTIANRETLPQKLTKAIIGN